The proteins below are encoded in one region of Haladaptatus sp. R4:
- a CDS encoding isochorismate synthase MenF — translation MPPHRDGQLSAGSPLVTRTCRVPDVSFRSFLAGQAAPRLYWTSPDGLEIAATGAVTRITATGGGRFDAVRNQATDLFDSVDTDDGPDATRPRLFGGFSFDTEHQPEPPWDGFPSAEFVLPHVQLTRTETETWLTVSASETATAEETLTEMQAEIETLPTMRPRGESPGIESTTPITSREEWCSQIRHATDRIRDGQLKKVVIATALEVELGESVVVPDILERLRTSYPECYRFLVQPTSSGGFFGAPPERLVSLRGGTVETEALAGSIGRGETPEEDDELATSLADSEKVREEHELVAETIRERLEPLASSVSVGERRLKRLSTIQHLQTPISAEIGDREHVLSVVEALHPTPAVGGLPLEDAMRTIRETEGFDRGWYASPVGWFDADGDGEFAVGLRSGVAANDRVTLFAGNGIVADSEPEAEWDEVQLKFLPILNELE, via the coding sequence ATGCCACCGCACCGTGACGGTCAACTGTCGGCGGGTTCGCCGCTCGTAACCCGAACGTGCAGAGTACCCGACGTTTCGTTCCGCTCCTTTCTCGCGGGACAGGCGGCTCCACGCCTCTACTGGACTTCTCCGGACGGTCTCGAAATCGCCGCGACTGGCGCAGTTACGCGCATCACTGCCACTGGTGGGGGGCGGTTCGACGCGGTTCGCAACCAAGCGACCGATCTCTTCGATTCCGTCGATACCGACGACGGGCCGGACGCGACGCGTCCGCGCCTGTTCGGCGGGTTTTCGTTCGATACCGAACACCAACCGGAACCGCCGTGGGACGGCTTTCCGAGTGCGGAGTTCGTCCTGCCACACGTCCAACTGACGCGTACGGAAACCGAGACGTGGCTCACGGTTTCCGCCTCCGAAACGGCGACTGCCGAGGAAACACTCACCGAGATGCAGGCGGAAATCGAGACGCTACCGACGATGCGCCCCCGCGGTGAATCGCCAGGAATCGAGTCCACGACACCCATCACCTCGCGGGAGGAATGGTGTTCACAGATACGCCACGCGACGGATCGAATCCGCGACGGACAGCTAAAAAAGGTAGTCATCGCGACCGCGTTGGAGGTCGAACTCGGCGAATCGGTCGTCGTTCCGGACATCCTCGAACGACTTCGAACGTCCTATCCGGAGTGTTATCGATTCCTCGTGCAACCCACGTCGTCGGGCGGGTTTTTCGGCGCGCCGCCTGAACGCCTCGTCTCCCTTCGCGGTGGAACGGTCGAGACGGAAGCGCTCGCCGGATCCATCGGCCGCGGCGAGACGCCCGAAGAGGACGACGAACTCGCGACCTCGCTCGCGGACAGCGAGAAGGTTCGGGAGGAACACGAACTCGTCGCCGAGACCATCCGTGAGCGACTCGAACCCCTCGCGTCGTCCGTTTCGGTCGGCGAGCGACGACTCAAGCGACTTTCGACCATTCAACATCTACAGACGCCGATTTCGGCGGAGATCGGCGACAGAGAGCACGTTCTCTCGGTCGTCGAAGCCCTCCATCCGACTCCCGCGGTCGGCGGGCTTCCGCTGGAAGACGCCATGCGAACGATTCGTGAGACGGAAGGGTTCGACCGTGGCTGGTACGCCTCGCCGGTCGGCTGGTTCGACGCCGACGGAGACGGCGAATTCGCCGTCGGTCTGCGTTCCGGTGTCGCAGCCAACGACCGTGTCACCCTGTTCGCCGGAAACGGCATCGTCGCCGATAGCGAACCCGAAGCGGAATGGGACGAAGTGCAGTTGAAATTCTTGCCGATTTTGAACGAACTCGAATGA
- a CDS encoding sulfite oxidase-like oxidoreductase, which yields MSTTDKTELHREFDGKRLPPGQRKTSKFPVLSKGSTPDWDPETWEFSVTGAVETELAFSWEEFRDLSNETQTQDFHCVTGWSKFDCEFTGVTFPTLAELAGVDDDVVHVMFSALDGYTTNLPFEDCMRDEVLFVWEYDGAPLPREHGGPLRVVTPHKYAYKGAKWVDGIEFLTEPERGYWEKRGYSNTANPWNEERYS from the coding sequence ATGAGTACGACGGACAAGACGGAGCTCCACCGGGAGTTCGACGGGAAGCGATTGCCGCCGGGGCAACGGAAGACGAGCAAGTTTCCGGTCCTCTCGAAGGGGTCAACGCCGGACTGGGACCCGGAGACGTGGGAGTTTTCGGTGACGGGGGCGGTCGAAACCGAACTGGCGTTCTCGTGGGAGGAGTTCCGTGACCTATCGAACGAGACACAAACGCAAGACTTCCACTGTGTCACCGGCTGGAGCAAGTTCGATTGTGAGTTCACCGGCGTCACGTTCCCGACGCTCGCGGAACTGGCCGGTGTGGACGATGACGTCGTTCACGTGATGTTTTCCGCACTCGACGGCTACACCACGAACCTCCCGTTCGAGGACTGCATGCGCGACGAGGTACTGTTCGTCTGGGAGTACGACGGCGCGCCGCTCCCCCGCGAACACGGCGGACCGCTTCGCGTCGTCACGCCACACAAGTACGCGTACAAAGGGGCCAAGTGGGTCGATGGAATCGAGTTCCTCACCGAACCCGAACGAGGATACTGGGAGAAACGCGGTTACTCCAACACCGCAAATCCGTGGAACGAGGAGCGATATAGTTAG
- a CDS encoding ribbon-helix-helix domain-containing protein, giving the protein MPKVEITVPEHLEMQIAQMVEQGEFVNREEAIEDLLATGLKAYKTSGPMDNDREPGLEDEGMMGHEDEYVF; this is encoded by the coding sequence ATGCCAAAGGTAGAGATTACCGTCCCAGAGCACCTCGAAATGCAAATTGCCCAAATGGTCGAACAAGGTGAGTTCGTCAACCGGGAGGAAGCTATCGAGGACTTGCTCGCAACTGGTCTCAAGGCATACAAGACCAGCGGACCGATGGACAACGATAGAGAACCGGGACTCGAAGACGAGGGGATGATGGGTCACGAGGACGAGTACGTCTTCTAG
- a CDS encoding UPF0058 family protein, translated as MHKDELLELHEQMVTIMEYFREQDDVPDGAFDAYDQLDVDPSHVHKSKSEHKHAVFVLGNSLADVMSEDEFSEAGRIGKRMEELADDAEQKI; from the coding sequence ATGCATAAGGATGAGCTTCTCGAGCTACACGAGCAGATGGTGACCATCATGGAGTATTTCCGTGAACAGGACGACGTCCCCGACGGCGCGTTCGACGCATACGACCAGCTCGATGTCGATCCCTCGCACGTTCACAAATCGAAGAGCGAGCACAAACACGCCGTCTTCGTTCTCGGCAACTCGCTCGCGGACGTGATGAGCGAAGACGAGTTCAGCGAAGCGGGCCGGATCGGCAAGCGCATGGAGGAGTTGGCCGACGACGCCGAGCAGAAGATCTGA
- a CDS encoding molybdopterin-dependent oxidoreductase, whose product MIHSTGRDALVTLLAGGAGVAGSYAVTGNTPDFVAAPVNAFVIEVTPPAVIAFSIQTLGEVGDKLAFASALMLTILLFALGAFVALVVGRRARGTGGLVSVLLAGVLAWGTATVLTGTFVPALGAALGVGIVVGIASVSVGNPAFDTGRRRVLGSLVGALTVGIAGYLLGSRRTGQPRKLPERTPPEGHTDQSNRSSSKGMGSGKKKRMPDMRTVEDLLAEAKRKSLDVEGLPGLVSSTDEFYEVDISSFNPDVNETEWSLAVTGSVEEELRIDYADLTSMSSVNVYKTLRCVGEQLNAHLLNNAIWTAVPMMDVIERAKPKGDCGCVMLRAADDYYEEFPLAALESGLLAFGMNGFSLPRNHGYPVRALIPGHWGEINVKWLTEIEVLDKPAEGFWEEKGWHGTGPVTTVAKLWVENTLSDGRKQVGGLAYAGTRGVERVEVSTDGGETWNDARLSKPLKGDDVWRQWAYEWKPSGTHEVVVRAVDGTGKLQPRAENQPYPNGATGWVSETIS is encoded by the coding sequence ATGATTCATTCAACGGGGCGCGATGCGCTCGTCACGCTGCTCGCAGGGGGTGCTGGGGTCGCCGGTTCGTACGCGGTCACCGGGAACACGCCGGATTTCGTCGCCGCGCCGGTGAATGCGTTCGTCATCGAGGTCACGCCACCGGCGGTCATCGCGTTTTCCATCCAAACGCTCGGTGAAGTCGGCGATAAACTGGCGTTCGCCTCAGCACTGATGCTCACGATACTGCTGTTCGCGCTCGGCGCGTTCGTCGCACTCGTCGTCGGGAGGCGGGCGAGGGGGACCGGCGGACTCGTCAGCGTTCTTCTCGCCGGGGTGCTCGCGTGGGGTACCGCAACCGTACTGACAGGGACATTCGTGCCCGCGCTCGGCGCTGCACTCGGCGTCGGCATCGTCGTGGGAATCGCCAGCGTATCGGTCGGAAACCCGGCGTTCGACACGGGACGACGACGAGTGCTCGGGTCGTTGGTCGGCGCGCTCACCGTCGGTATCGCGGGCTATCTGCTCGGGTCGCGGCGGACCGGTCAGCCTCGAAAACTACCGGAGCGAACGCCGCCGGAAGGTCACACCGACCAGTCCAATCGGTCGTCGAGTAAGGGGATGGGAAGCGGGAAGAAAAAGCGGATGCCCGACATGCGAACCGTGGAGGACCTGCTCGCGGAAGCCAAGCGGAAGTCGCTCGACGTGGAGGGGCTTCCCGGATTGGTGAGCAGCACCGACGAATTCTACGAGGTGGACATCTCCTCGTTCAATCCGGACGTGAACGAGACGGAGTGGTCGCTCGCGGTCACGGGAAGCGTGGAGGAGGAACTGCGAATCGATTATGCGGACCTCACGTCGATGTCGTCGGTGAACGTCTACAAGACGCTTCGCTGCGTCGGCGAGCAGTTGAACGCCCATTTGCTGAACAACGCGATATGGACGGCTGTCCCGATGATGGACGTCATCGAACGGGCTAAACCGAAGGGCGACTGTGGCTGCGTGATGCTCCGAGCGGCCGACGACTACTACGAGGAGTTTCCGCTGGCCGCGCTCGAATCCGGCCTGCTCGCGTTCGGCATGAACGGGTTTTCCCTGCCGCGAAATCACGGCTATCCCGTCCGCGCCCTGATTCCCGGCCACTGGGGGGAAATCAACGTCAAGTGGCTCACCGAGATAGAGGTTCTCGACAAGCCAGCCGAGGGGTTCTGGGAGGAGAAGGGTTGGCACGGGACAGGGCCGGTCACCACCGTGGCGAAACTGTGGGTGGAGAACACGCTCTCGGACGGTCGAAAACAGGTCGGTGGACTCGCCTACGCCGGAACGCGCGGCGTCGAGCGCGTCGAGGTATCGACCGACGGTGGCGAGACGTGGAACGATGCGCGCCTGTCGAAGCCGCTGAAGGGAGACGACGTGTGGCGACAGTGGGCGTACGAGTGGAAACCGTCGGGAACCCACGAGGTCGTCGTGCGGGCGGTCGATGGAACGGGAAAACTGCAACCGAGAGCCGAAAATCAGCCGTACCCGAACGGCGCGACCGGTTGGGTGTCGGAAACGATATCGTAG
- a CDS encoding methytransferase partner Trm112 — protein MKKSLMDIICCPLDKQELELDVRQEEDEEVLFGTLTCTECGEEYPIEDGIPNLLPPDMREA, from the coding sequence ATGAAGAAATCCCTGATGGACATTATCTGCTGTCCGCTGGATAAACAGGAACTCGAACTCGACGTGCGACAGGAAGAGGATGAGGAAGTCCTCTTCGGGACGCTCACCTGCACGGAGTGTGGCGAGGAGTACCCCATCGAGGACGGCATTCCGAACCTCTTGCCGCCGGACATGCGAGAGGCCTGA
- a CDS encoding DUF6517 family protein: protein MNRKLVAGALLAVLVLSSGCLGFLLGDTYSVSASKATVGDDTLSQTGYDQAKVKKVGIKRTFKAAGQSRDVKVTNWVAQYQKSISIAGIGEQPIAKFTVVSSPSVSVGKKSFNPLAKFDNKDLVEKFVAGYANVNDVKTVGSKNVTMLGKETKVTEFTGTAKTHGVSIDVTIQATKVKHDGDWIVVLAVYPKKLDESTTCPS, encoded by the coding sequence ATGAACCGGAAACTGGTTGCTGGCGCGCTTCTGGCGGTCCTCGTGCTTTCGAGTGGCTGTCTCGGGTTCCTCCTCGGGGATACCTACTCAGTCAGCGCCTCGAAGGCGACGGTGGGAGACGATACGCTCTCCCAAACGGGCTACGACCAAGCGAAGGTCAAGAAGGTGGGTATCAAACGGACGTTCAAGGCGGCGGGGCAGAGCCGCGACGTGAAGGTAACGAACTGGGTGGCGCAGTATCAGAAATCCATCAGCATCGCGGGTATCGGCGAACAGCCGATTGCGAAGTTCACCGTCGTGAGCAGTCCGTCCGTCTCCGTCGGGAAGAAATCGTTCAACCCGCTGGCGAAGTTCGACAACAAGGACTTGGTCGAGAAGTTCGTCGCCGGGTACGCTAACGTCAACGACGTGAAAACCGTCGGGTCGAAAAACGTGACGATGCTCGGCAAGGAGACGAAAGTCACCGAGTTCACCGGAACCGCCAAAACACACGGCGTGAGCATCGACGTGACGATTCAGGCTACGAAGGTAAAGCACGACGGCGATTGGATCGTCGTGCTCGCGGTCTATCCGAAGAAGTTGGACGAGTCGACGACGTGTCCCAGTTGA
- the corA gene encoding magnesium/cobalt transporter CorA, which yields MTIKALRFSEGEVETVEDYEAARVDPGTVWVRVSEADPVELERVAESFDIHHLSLEDIKNGVRPKTEEFAGYTFLLLKTVELSRGETTFEEETQVKAVGVFIGEDWLVTLSEHDMDAVRRIWQAALDGDRRILDRGPDFAAYRVCDGIVDSYFTVLDEIEDEIEAVEEAVITDTSIETLESINGVRRELLSFRKLAWPTREAVGYLARGDPEEVRPETEKYFRDVYDHLVQLVDLTETYRDLAGGARDIYLNMLSVSTNEVMKKLTVVATIVLPLTLVVGVYGMNFQNSPFNMPELGWEYGYPAVMLGMFLMTAILVVYFRQEGWL from the coding sequence ATGACCATCAAGGCACTGCGATTTTCCGAAGGCGAAGTCGAAACCGTCGAGGACTACGAAGCCGCCCGAGTCGACCCCGGAACCGTGTGGGTGCGGGTGAGCGAGGCCGACCCCGTCGAACTCGAACGCGTCGCCGAGTCGTTCGACATTCACCATCTCTCGCTCGAAGACATCAAGAACGGGGTCCGACCGAAGACCGAGGAGTTCGCAGGCTACACCTTCCTCCTGCTCAAGACGGTCGAATTGAGCCGTGGCGAAACGACCTTCGAGGAGGAGACGCAGGTCAAGGCCGTCGGCGTGTTCATCGGCGAGGACTGGCTCGTCACCCTCTCGGAACACGACATGGACGCCGTCCGCCGTATCTGGCAGGCCGCCCTCGACGGCGACCGGCGTATCCTCGATAGGGGGCCGGACTTCGCGGCCTACCGCGTCTGCGACGGCATCGTTGACAGCTACTTCACCGTCCTCGACGAAATCGAGGACGAGATCGAAGCCGTCGAGGAGGCCGTCATCACCGACACCAGCATCGAGACGCTGGAATCCATCAACGGCGTCCGCCGCGAACTCCTCTCCTTCCGGAAACTCGCGTGGCCCACCCGCGAAGCCGTCGGCTACCTCGCCCGTGGCGACCCCGAGGAAGTCCGCCCGGAGACGGAGAAGTACTTCCGCGACGTGTACGACCACCTCGTCCAACTCGTGGACTTGACCGAGACCTACCGCGATTTGGCGGGCGGCGCACGCGACATCTACCTCAACATGCTCTCGGTCTCGACCAACGAGGTGATGAAAAAACTCACCGTCGTCGCCACCATCGTCCTCCCGCTCACGCTCGTCGTCGGCGTCTACGGCATGAACTTTCAGAACAGCCCGTTCAACATGCCC